The following proteins are co-located in the Sphingomonas donggukensis genome:
- the eda gene encoding bifunctional 4-hydroxy-2-oxoglutarate aldolase/2-dehydro-3-deoxy-phosphogluconate aldolase: protein MSDIETIMRTSAVIPVLVIDDAATARPLAEALVKGGLRVLEVTMRTPAALDAIREMKQVPGAIVGAGTVVSVEQFGQVMDAGAEFIVSPGLTETLGRPIVESGVPYLPGVANAGDIMRGYDLGLRHFKFFPAEANGGLKALKSLAAPFYEAKFCPTGGITAASAPEYLGFGPVLCVGGSWITGGSLADVEAKAREAAGLAQS, encoded by the coding sequence ATGAGCGATATCGAAACCATCATGCGGACGAGCGCGGTCATCCCGGTGCTGGTCATCGACGACGCCGCCACCGCCCGCCCGCTGGCCGAGGCGCTGGTGAAAGGCGGGTTGCGGGTGCTCGAAGTGACGATGCGCACCCCCGCCGCACTCGACGCGATCCGCGAGATGAAACAGGTGCCGGGCGCGATCGTCGGCGCGGGCACGGTGGTGAGCGTCGAGCAGTTCGGCCAGGTAATGGACGCCGGCGCCGAGTTCATCGTCTCGCCGGGTCTCACTGAGACTTTGGGCCGCCCGATCGTCGAGAGTGGCGTGCCGTATTTGCCCGGCGTCGCCAACGCCGGCGACATCATGCGCGGCTACGACCTGGGCCTGCGCCACTTCAAATTCTTTCCAGCCGAAGCGAACGGCGGGCTGAAGGCGCTGAAATCGCTCGCCGCGCCGTTCTACGAAGCGAAATTCTGCCCGACCGGCGGCATCACCGCGGCATCGGCGCCGGAGTATCTTGGGTTCGGCCCGGTGCTGTGCGTGGGCGGAAGCTGGATCACCGGCGGGTCGCTGGCGGACGTCGAGGCGAAGGCGCGGGAAGCGGCGGGGCTCGCGCAATCATGA
- the glk gene encoding glucokinase has protein sequence MKLVAVDIGGTHARFAIAEVAGGRVVALGEPVTLKTAEHGSLQLAWEAFAVTQGCTLPRAAGIAVAAPIGGDVIKLSNNPWILRPALIEERLNVDSWTLVNDFGAIGHAVAQVPDSDFIHLCGPEGPLPDRGMITVCGPGTGLGVAGVLRHAGGYHVVETEGGHVDFAPLDKIEDALLQHLRKTFTRVSVERIVAGPAIVAIYETLAALQGTPVARMDDKTIWAKALDGSDSLATAALDRFCLALGAVAGDLALSHGPKGVVIAGGLGLRLKDHLLRSGFGERFVAKGRFRNLMAGVPVKLITHPQPGLYGAAAAYAQEHDA, from the coding sequence GTGAAGCTAGTCGCAGTCGATATCGGCGGAACCCACGCCCGCTTCGCCATCGCCGAAGTCGCCGGCGGACGCGTCGTTGCGCTCGGCGAGCCGGTCACGCTCAAGACCGCCGAGCACGGCAGTCTCCAACTCGCCTGGGAGGCGTTCGCGGTGACGCAGGGCTGCACCCTGCCCCGCGCCGCCGGGATCGCCGTCGCCGCGCCGATCGGCGGCGACGTCATCAAGCTGAGCAACAACCCGTGGATCCTGCGCCCGGCGTTGATCGAGGAGCGGCTGAACGTCGACAGCTGGACGCTGGTCAACGACTTCGGTGCGATCGGCCACGCCGTCGCGCAGGTGCCCGACAGCGACTTCATCCACCTGTGCGGCCCCGAAGGCCCCCTGCCCGACCGCGGCATGATTACCGTGTGCGGACCCGGCACGGGCCTGGGCGTCGCGGGCGTGCTGCGCCATGCCGGCGGCTATCACGTGGTCGAGACCGAGGGCGGACACGTCGATTTCGCCCCGCTCGACAAGATCGAAGACGCGCTCCTTCAACATCTCCGCAAGACGTTTACGCGGGTGTCCGTCGAGCGGATCGTCGCCGGCCCAGCGATCGTGGCCATCTACGAGACATTGGCCGCGTTGCAGGGCACGCCCGTCGCGCGGATGGACGACAAGACGATCTGGGCGAAGGCGCTGGACGGCAGCGACAGCCTGGCAACCGCGGCGCTCGACCGGTTCTGCCTGGCGCTCGGCGCGGTCGCGGGCGACCTGGCGCTCAGCCACGGGCCGAAGGGCGTCGTGATCGCGGGCGGGCTCGGCTTGCGGCTGAAGGACCACCTGCTGCGCTCCGGCTTCGGCGAACGCTTCGTCGCCAAGGGGCGGTTCCGCAACCTGATGGCGGGCGTGCCCGTCAAACTCATCACCCATCCACAGCCCGGCCTGTACGGCGCCGCGGCAGCCTATGCCCAGGAGCACGACGCATGA
- the edd gene encoding phosphogluconate dehydratase — protein MTQIHPEVAAVTDRIIERSKKRRAAYLGLMGCERESGVDRPVLGCANLAHGYAGTDEDREAMKTNAAMNIGIITAYNDMLSAHAPYYRYPEQMKVWAREVGATAQVAGGVPAMCDGVTQGYPGMEMSLFSRDTIAMSTAIGLSHGMFEGAALLGICDKIVPGLLIGALRFGHLPMVMIPGGPMRSGLPNKEKARVRELYAEGKASREELLDAEIAAYHGKGTCTFYGTANSNQMMVEAMGLHMPSAAFVNPGTKLRQELTRAAVHRLAAIGWDGDDYRPLGECVDEKAIVNAAVALLTTGGSTNHLIHLPAIARSAGILIDWDDFDRLSRSVPLLARVYPNGSADVNAFEDAGGPAFVIRECLRGGYMHGDILTVSGDFADYGRKPAVEGDAIVWRDVPDTPGDDSIVRTFETPFSAEGGFRILAGNLGRACIKVSAVERDRWIIQAPCRVFSDQVQVQAAFKAGELDRDVVVVVRFQGPRANGMPELHKLTPPLGVLQNRGFRVALVTDGRMSGASGKVPCAIHLSPEALHEGPIAKLRDGDIVRLDSEAGELIALVDAAEWAAREAAEPPPPAMGTGRELFAMMRGGSSTAEEGASAMLAMAGL, from the coding sequence GTGACCCAGATCCACCCCGAAGTCGCCGCCGTCACCGACCGCATCATCGAGCGGTCGAAGAAGCGGCGCGCCGCCTACCTCGGCCTGATGGGATGCGAGCGCGAGAGCGGGGTGGATCGCCCGGTCTTGGGCTGCGCCAACCTCGCCCACGGATACGCCGGGACCGACGAGGACCGCGAGGCGATGAAGACCAACGCGGCGATGAACATCGGCATCATCACCGCGTACAACGACATGCTCTCGGCCCACGCGCCTTATTATCGCTACCCCGAACAGATGAAGGTCTGGGCGCGCGAGGTCGGCGCCACCGCGCAGGTGGCAGGCGGCGTGCCGGCGATGTGCGACGGCGTGACGCAGGGCTATCCCGGCATGGAGATGTCGCTGTTCAGCCGCGACACGATCGCGATGTCGACCGCGATCGGCCTCTCCCACGGTATGTTCGAGGGCGCGGCGCTGCTCGGCATTTGCGACAAGATCGTGCCCGGCCTGCTGATCGGCGCGCTGCGGTTCGGCCACCTGCCGATGGTGATGATCCCCGGCGGGCCGATGCGATCCGGCCTGCCGAACAAGGAAAAGGCCCGCGTTCGCGAACTCTATGCGGAGGGCAAGGCCAGCCGCGAGGAACTGCTCGACGCGGAGATCGCCGCCTATCACGGCAAGGGCACCTGCACCTTCTACGGCACCGCCAATTCGAACCAGATGATGGTCGAGGCGATGGGGCTGCACATGCCGTCCGCCGCCTTCGTCAATCCGGGCACGAAGCTGCGCCAGGAACTGACCCGCGCCGCCGTCCACCGGCTGGCCGCGATCGGTTGGGACGGTGACGATTACCGCCCGCTCGGCGAATGCGTGGATGAAAAGGCGATCGTCAACGCCGCTGTCGCCCTGTTGACGACGGGCGGCTCGACCAACCACCTGATCCACCTGCCCGCCATCGCGCGGTCTGCGGGCATATTGATCGACTGGGACGATTTTGACCGGCTTTCGCGGTCGGTGCCGCTGCTGGCGCGCGTCTATCCAAACGGGTCCGCCGACGTGAACGCGTTCGAGGATGCGGGCGGGCCGGCATTCGTGATCCGCGAATGCCTGCGCGGCGGGTACATGCACGGCGACATCCTGACTGTCAGCGGCGATTTCGCCGATTACGGGCGCAAGCCCGCGGTGGAGGGCGACGCAATCGTCTGGCGCGACGTGCCGGACACGCCGGGCGACGACAGCATCGTCCGCACCTTCGAAACGCCGTTTTCGGCCGAGGGCGGCTTCCGCATCCTCGCCGGCAATCTGGGGCGGGCATGCATCAAGGTGTCGGCAGTCGAGCGTGACCGCTGGATCATCCAGGCGCCGTGCCGCGTGTTCTCCGACCAGGTGCAGGTGCAGGCCGCTTTCAAGGCTGGCGAGCTCGACCGCGATGTCGTCGTCGTGGTCCGGTTCCAAGGCCCGCGCGCGAACGGCATGCCCGAATTGCACAAGCTGACACCTCCCTTGGGAGTCCTCCAGAACCGCGGCTTCCGCGTCGCGCTGGTGACTGACGGGCGCATGTCGGGGGCGAGCGGCAAGGTGCCGTGCGCAATCCACCTCAGCCCCGAGGCGCTGCACGAGGGGCCGATCGCGAAGCTGCGCGACGGCGACATCGTGCGGCTCGATTCGGAGGCCGGCGAGCTGATTGCCTTGGTCGACGCCGCCGAATGGGCGGCGCGCGAGGCCGCCGAGCCCCCGCCACCGGCGATGGGGACGGGCCGCGAGTTGTTCGCGATGATGCGCGGCGGCAGCTCGACCGCGGAGGAAGGCGCGTCGGCGATGTTGGCGATGGCGGGGCTGTAG
- the pgl gene encoding 6-phosphogluconolactonase yields the protein MTTEIEWWDYDDAAEMAEAVAGDIGFIIDSAIDARGAAVIALAGGKTPLPIYEALAKAKVDWKRVTIVPGDERLVPLGDPLSNVTAIGKAFLPKGARVIPLVSASAPDYKAAGRAADAILQDLHWPLDLCLLGVGGDGHAASIFPGPDYDEALNGPKERRALGVMPDPLPPEAPVARVSLSRQSIITARALMIAVTGDAKRQVIEDATKEGASSPYPIGRILADVELPVDIHWAP from the coding sequence ATGACGACCGAAATCGAATGGTGGGACTACGACGACGCAGCCGAGATGGCGGAGGCGGTCGCGGGTGACATCGGCTTCATCATCGACAGCGCGATCGATGCGCGCGGCGCGGCGGTGATCGCGCTGGCCGGCGGCAAGACGCCGCTGCCGATCTACGAGGCACTCGCCAAGGCCAAGGTCGACTGGAAGCGGGTGACGATCGTGCCGGGCGACGAGCGGCTGGTGCCGCTGGGCGACCCGCTGTCGAACGTCACCGCGATCGGCAAGGCGTTCCTGCCGAAGGGCGCCCGGGTGATCCCGCTCGTGTCGGCGTCGGCGCCCGACTACAAGGCGGCAGGCCGCGCGGCGGATGCGATCCTGCAGGACCTGCACTGGCCGCTCGACCTGTGCCTGCTCGGCGTCGGCGGCGACGGCCATGCCGCGTCGATCTTCCCCGGCCCCGACTACGACGAGGCGTTGAACGGTCCCAAGGAACGTCGCGCGCTCGGCGTCATGCCCGATCCGCTCCCCCCGGAAGCCCCGGTCGCGCGCGTGTCGCTGTCGCGCCAGTCGATCATCACCGCCCGCGCGCTGATGATCGCGGTGACTGGCGACGCGAAACGCCAGGTGATCGAGGATGCCACGAAGGAAGGCGCGTCGTCGCCCTATCCGATCGGGCGTATCCTGGCGGACGTGGAATTGCCGGTGGATATCCACTGGGCGCCGTGA
- the zwf gene encoding glucose-6-phosphate dehydrogenase produces the protein MTEAVGKLLLFGATGDLSQRMLIPSLYGLHADGLLPAGLTITGAARSEHDDAGFRDFARAALDEFLPADRHDAASIASFLDRLQYQPLDASTLDGFPALADKIGDVSGGLAIFLSTAPFLFEPTIKGLQSVGLAGDTVRIGLEKPLGHDLASSREINDAVAAAFPEDRTFRIDHYLGKETVQNILALRFGNSLFEPVWNARGIDHVQITIAETVGLEDRAGYYETAGALRDMVQNHILQLLALIAMEPPARFDGTSIRDEKVKVLRSLRRIEAAEVPHMTVTGQYGAGAVGEKIVGSYADELGRPSTTETFVAIKAHVDNWRWQGVPFYLRTGKRLAARQSEIAIQFKPVPHSIFADRGGQLQPNTLVIRLQPEEYVRLLVMAKQPGLDREGVRLREVPLNLSLDTEFAGTRRRIAYERLLLDLIEGDPTLFVRRDEVEAQWQWIDAIRAGWVANDVKPKPYPSGSWGPSAGIALTERDGVTWTE, from the coding sequence ATGACCGAAGCCGTTGGCAAGCTGCTGCTGTTCGGGGCGACCGGCGATCTGTCGCAGCGGATGCTGATTCCGTCGCTGTACGGCCTTCATGCCGATGGGCTGCTGCCGGCCGGGCTAACGATCACCGGCGCCGCGCGGTCGGAGCATGACGATGCGGGGTTTCGCGATTTCGCCCGCGCCGCGCTCGATGAATTCCTGCCCGCCGACCGCCACGACGCAGCCTCGATCGCCAGCTTCCTCGATCGCCTGCAATATCAGCCGCTCGACGCCTCGACGCTCGACGGGTTTCCGGCGCTCGCGGACAAGATCGGCGACGTGTCGGGCGGGCTCGCCATCTTCCTGTCGACCGCGCCGTTCCTGTTCGAACCGACGATCAAGGGGCTGCAATCGGTTGGGCTCGCCGGCGACACCGTGCGGATCGGCCTCGAAAAGCCGCTCGGCCACGACCTTGCCTCCAGCCGCGAGATCAACGACGCGGTCGCCGCCGCTTTCCCCGAGGACCGGACGTTCCGGATCGATCACTATCTGGGCAAGGAAACCGTCCAGAACATCCTGGCGCTGCGCTTCGGCAATTCGCTGTTCGAGCCGGTGTGGAACGCGCGCGGCATCGATCACGTCCAGATCACCATCGCCGAGACGGTGGGACTGGAAGATCGCGCGGGCTATTACGAAACCGCCGGCGCGCTGCGCGACATGGTGCAGAACCATATCCTGCAACTGCTGGCGCTGATCGCGATGGAGCCGCCCGCGCGCTTCGACGGCACCTCAATCCGCGACGAGAAGGTCAAGGTGCTGCGATCGTTGCGCCGGATCGAGGCCGCCGAGGTGCCGCACATGACCGTCACCGGCCAGTACGGAGCGGGTGCGGTGGGCGAGAAGATCGTCGGCAGCTACGCCGACGAACTGGGCAGGCCATCGACCACCGAGACGTTCGTGGCGATCAAGGCGCATGTCGACAATTGGCGGTGGCAGGGCGTGCCCTTCTACCTGCGCACCGGCAAGCGGCTGGCGGCGCGGCAAAGCGAGATCGCGATCCAGTTCAAGCCGGTGCCGCATTCGATCTTCGCCGATCGCGGCGGGCAGTTGCAGCCGAACACCTTGGTCATCCGCCTCCAGCCCGAGGAATATGTCCGCCTGCTGGTGATGGCCAAGCAGCCGGGCCTGGACCGCGAGGGCGTGCGGCTGCGCGAGGTGCCGCTCAACCTCAGCCTCGACACCGAATTCGCCGGCACGCGGCGGCGCATCGCCTATGAGCGATTGCTGCTGGACCTGATCGAGGGCGACCCCACTCTCTTCGTGCGCCGCGACGAGGTGGAGGCGCAGTGGCAATGGATCGACGCAATCCGCGCCGGCTGGGTCGCGAACGACGTGAAGCCGAAACCCTATCCAAGCGGAAGCTGGGGCCCGTCCGCGGGCATTGCGCTGACCGAACGCGACGGGGTGACGTGGACGGAATAG
- the argC gene encoding N-acetyl-gamma-glutamyl-phosphate reductase, which translates to MRRSVFIDGGAGTTGLEIVERLAGRADIDLVTLADDRRKDPAARRAALNDADFVILCLPDDAARESVALIDNDRTRVIDASTAHRTADGWAYGFPELEPSQAGIIAEAARVTNPGCYPTGFLALVRPLVRAGLIPVDWTLSVNAVSGYSGGGRQMIEAYEGGGETSAWRGYALGLDHKHVAEMQRHARLEHPPIFTPAVVQTLRGMVVEVPLPLHAMPRRPGLDAVRETLAAAYEGSRIVRVLDDEPALIRIEDDAGTDRLTLRVLGNADRGHARLVATLDNLGKGAAGAAVQNLNVMAGFDPAAGLVL; encoded by the coding sequence GTGAGGCGCAGCGTCTTCATCGACGGCGGCGCGGGCACGACAGGCCTGGAAATCGTCGAGCGGCTGGCCGGACGCGCCGACATCGACCTGGTCACCCTCGCCGATGACCGGCGCAAGGATCCGGCGGCGCGGCGCGCGGCGCTGAACGATGCCGATTTCGTGATCCTGTGCCTGCCCGACGACGCCGCGCGCGAAAGCGTCGCGCTGATCGACAACGACCGCACGCGCGTGATCGATGCGTCCACCGCGCACCGCACTGCAGACGGCTGGGCCTATGGCTTCCCCGAGCTCGAGCCGAGCCAGGCCGGCATCATCGCGGAAGCGGCGCGCGTCACCAACCCCGGCTGCTACCCGACCGGCTTCCTCGCGCTCGTCCGCCCGCTGGTGCGCGCCGGGCTGATCCCGGTCGACTGGACGCTCAGCGTCAACGCCGTCTCGGGCTATTCGGGCGGCGGGCGGCAGATGATCGAGGCCTATGAGGGCGGCGGCGAGACGTCGGCGTGGCGCGGCTATGCGCTGGGGCTGGACCACAAGCACGTCGCCGAGATGCAGCGCCACGCCCGGCTCGAACATCCGCCGATCTTCACCCCCGCCGTCGTACAGACCCTGCGCGGGATGGTGGTCGAGGTGCCGCTGCCCCTTCACGCCATGCCGCGGCGCCCCGGGCTGGATGCGGTGCGCGAAACGCTGGCTGCCGCTTACGAGGGGAGCCGCATAGTGCGCGTGCTCGACGACGAGCCCGCGCTGATCCGCATCGAGGATGATGCCGGCACCGACCGGCTGACGCTGCGGGTGCTGGGCAATGCCGACCGCGGCCACGCGCGGCTGGTCGCGACGCTCGACAACCTTGGCAAGGGCGCCGCCGGTGCTGCGGTCCAGAACCTGAACGTCATGGCCGGCTTCGACCCCGCCGCCGGGCTGGTGCTCTAA
- a CDS encoding NlpC/P60 family protein — MTDHRPKPAQPTRKRFALTGHSHAYDPRVDAARGDLADLRLADRIFAPHYAKAVARNAVTRAPLLAAHGGDPVSEVLQGERFDVLELSHGYAWGMNAVDGAVGFVAMDALGAPFDATHVVCAPKAALPMGSRLSAGQADGFDAAAIRPLEAPAKDYVALAESLVGTPVVAGGRSSAGIDGAGLVSLALSLAGIRAPRFADIQADTLGHAVDADAPVLRGDLLFHGGDVAIAIGESTAIHAGAETVARSDIAALGPIDVRRRLP; from the coding sequence GTGACGGATCACCGGCCAAAGCCAGCACAGCCCACGCGTAAGCGTTTCGCGCTTACCGGTCACAGTCATGCCTATGACCCGCGCGTCGATGCCGCGCGTGGCGATCTGGCCGACCTGCGCCTCGCCGATCGCATCTTTGCGCCGCATTATGCGAAGGCGGTCGCCCGCAACGCGGTGACGCGCGCGCCGCTGCTCGCGGCACATGGCGGCGACCCCGTGTCAGAAGTGTTGCAGGGCGAGCGGTTCGACGTGCTCGAACTGTCGCACGGCTACGCCTGGGGCATGAACGCGGTCGACGGCGCGGTCGGGTTCGTGGCGATGGACGCGCTAGGCGCACCGTTCGACGCGACGCATGTCGTATGCGCGCCGAAGGCTGCGCTGCCGATGGGCAGCCGGCTGAGCGCCGGGCAGGCGGATGGCTTCGATGCTGCCGCGATCCGTCCGCTCGAAGCGCCGGCCAAGGATTATGTCGCGCTCGCCGAGAGTCTGGTCGGGACGCCCGTCGTTGCGGGTGGCCGGTCGAGCGCCGGGATCGACGGCGCTGGGCTGGTCAGCCTCGCGCTTTCGCTCGCCGGCATCCGTGCGCCGCGATTCGCCGATATTCAGGCTGACACTCTCGGTCATGCCGTCGATGCGGACGCGCCCGTGCTGCGCGGCGACCTGCTGTTCCACGGCGGCGACGTAGCGATCGCGATCGGTGAGTCGACCGCGATCCATGCCGGCGCGGAAACGGTTGCCCGCTCGGACATCGCCGCGCTCGGGCCGATCGACGTGCGGCGGCGGCTGCCGTGA
- a CDS encoding MarR family transcriptional regulator, which yields MHTLVDYVRSGEPDLTNRQMALLMVVYLDAGPHTVRGLARALNVSKPVVTRALNRLGALGYLRRQRDDADKRNIFVARTPKGADFLAEFGQFLSGDGSPAKASTAHA from the coding sequence ATGCATACGCTCGTCGATTACGTGCGTTCGGGCGAACCCGATCTGACCAACCGCCAGATGGCGCTGCTAATGGTCGTGTACCTCGATGCCGGCCCCCATACCGTGCGTGGCCTGGCCCGCGCGCTGAATGTCTCGAAACCGGTCGTCACCCGTGCCTTGAACAGACTGGGTGCTCTCGGCTATCTGCGCCGCCAGCGCGACGATGCCGATAAGCGGAACATTTTCGTCGCCCGCACGCCTAAGGGGGCAGACTTTCTTGCAGAATTCGGGCAGTTCCTCTCCGGTGACGGATCACCGGCCAAAGCCAGCACAGCCCACGCGTAA
- the secG gene encoding preprotein translocase subunit SecG, giving the protein MFTFLLVVQAIIAALLVTVILMQRSEGGGLTSSGSPSGLMSARGAADFLTRSTAVLATIFVAMSIALAFIAANHKSTTIDTSLARSAPATRNQDAAGDASQDALKAAAAQAAATGNGAAATNQSGVPLQQ; this is encoded by the coding sequence ATGTTCACCTTCCTGCTCGTCGTCCAGGCGATCATCGCCGCCCTGCTGGTCACGGTGATCCTCATGCAGCGGTCCGAAGGTGGCGGGCTGACGTCCAGCGGCAGCCCGTCGGGCCTGATGTCGGCGCGCGGTGCCGCCGATTTCCTGACCCGCTCGACCGCGGTGCTCGCGACCATCTTCGTTGCCATGTCGATCGCGCTGGCTTTCATCGCCGCGAACCATAAGTCCACCACGATCGACACCAGCCTGGCACGCAGCGCGCCCGCGACCCGCAACCAGGACGCAGCAGGCGACGCCAGCCAGGACGCGCTGAAGGCCGCCGCCGCACAGGCCGCCGCCACCGGCAACGGTGCCGCCGCCACCAACCAGAGCGGCGTCCCCCTGCAGCAGTAA
- a CDS encoding CTP synthase, translated as MTRYIFITGGVVSSLGKGLMAASLAALLQARGYRVRIRKFDPYLNVDPGTMSPYQHGEVYVTDDGAETDLDLGHYERFTGVPSRQSDNVTSGRIYQTIITKERRGDYLGATVQVIPHVTDAIKEFARNEVDDLDFVLCEIGGTVGDIESLPFMEAIRQLRNDIGRANTCFVHLTLVPYIAAAGELKTKPTQHSVRDMTALGIQPDVLVCRCERPLPASERAKIALFCNVAPEAVIPALDAKSIYGVPLQYHAEGLDAAVLKTFGLPHDGSPDLARWDDIIDRQTNIEGEVTIGVVGKYVGLQDAYKSLHEALVHGGLANRVKVHVRWLDAEMFEQAPDDVAIALEPCHAILVPGGFGERGSEGKISAVRFARERRVPYFGICLGMQMACIEGARNTAGIATASTTEFGPTDEPVVGLITEWMTAEGLQKREEGGDMGGTMRLGAYDATLAGNSHVAGIYGGTEISERHRHRYEVNVHYRDALEAGGLRFSGMSPDGTLPEIVERPDHPWFVGVQFHPELKSKPFDPHPLFASFIEAAVRQSRLV; from the coding sequence ATGACGCGGTATATCTTTATCACCGGCGGCGTGGTCTCGTCGCTCGGCAAGGGCCTCATGGCGGCCTCCCTCGCAGCCCTGTTGCAGGCCCGCGGCTACCGCGTCCGCATCCGCAAGTTCGATCCCTATCTGAACGTCGATCCGGGCACGATGAGCCCGTATCAGCACGGCGAAGTCTATGTGACCGACGACGGGGCGGAGACCGACCTGGACCTCGGCCATTACGAACGCTTCACCGGCGTGCCGAGCCGCCAGAGCGACAACGTCACCTCGGGCCGCATCTACCAGACGATCATCACCAAGGAGCGTCGCGGCGACTATCTGGGCGCCACGGTGCAGGTGATCCCGCACGTCACCGACGCGATCAAGGAATTCGCTCGCAATGAAGTCGACGACCTCGATTTCGTGCTGTGCGAGATCGGCGGCACCGTGGGCGACATCGAATCGCTGCCGTTCATGGAGGCGATTCGCCAGCTGCGGAACGACATCGGTCGCGCCAACACCTGTTTCGTGCACCTGACCCTGGTGCCCTACATCGCCGCCGCGGGCGAATTGAAGACCAAGCCGACCCAGCACAGCGTCCGCGACATGACCGCGCTGGGCATCCAGCCCGACGTCCTCGTCTGCCGGTGCGAACGCCCGCTGCCCGCCAGCGAGCGCGCCAAGATCGCGCTGTTCTGCAACGTCGCGCCAGAGGCCGTGATCCCTGCGCTCGACGCCAAGTCGATCTACGGCGTGCCGTTGCAATATCATGCCGAGGGCCTGGACGCCGCGGTGCTCAAGACCTTCGGCCTGCCGCACGACGGCTCGCCCGATCTCGCGCGCTGGGACGACATCATCGATCGCCAGACCAATATCGAGGGCGAGGTGACGATCGGCGTGGTCGGCAAATACGTCGGCCTGCAGGATGCGTACAAGTCGCTGCACGAGGCGCTGGTCCACGGCGGGCTCGCCAACCGCGTGAAGGTTCACGTTCGCTGGCTCGATGCCGAGATGTTCGAGCAAGCCCCCGATGACGTCGCCATCGCGCTGGAGCCGTGCCACGCGATCCTCGTCCCCGGCGGCTTCGGCGAGCGCGGGTCAGAGGGCAAGATTTCCGCGGTCCGCTTCGCGCGCGAACGCCGCGTGCCGTATTTCGGCATCTGCCTCGGCATGCAGATGGCGTGCATCGAAGGCGCGCGGAACACTGCCGGCATCGCCACCGCCTCGACCACCGAATTCGGGCCGACCGACGAGCCGGTCGTCGGCCTCATCACCGAATGGATGACCGCCGAGGGTTTGCAGAAGCGCGAGGAGGGCGGCGACATGGGCGGCACGATGCGGCTGGGCGCCTATGACGCGACGCTGGCCGGCAACAGCCACGTTGCGGGCATCTACGGCGGCACCGAGATCAGCGAGCGCCACCGCCACCGCTACGAGGTGAACGTGCACTACCGCGACGCGCTGGAGGCCGGCGGCCTGCGCTTTTCCGGCATGTCGCCCGACGGCACGCTGCCCGAAATCGTCGAGCGGCCCGATCATCCGTGGTTCGTCGGCGTCCAGTTCCACCCGGAGCTTAAGTCCAAGCCGTTCGACCCGCATCCCCTGTTCGCCAGCTTCATCGAAGCGGCGGTGCGGCAGAGCCGGCTGGTCTAG